In Calditrichota bacterium, the sequence GAATGTTACTTGAGACCCGATTTGCAGAGGAACACCGGCCCCGATTCGGAAAATTTTAGCTCCACCCGTGTGGTAAGCATTGTTACTGTAGAGCAGGAACCCCATCTGTGCCGCAACCTGGCGTTTGGCCCCCACAGGCGAGACCGTTTTTATCCCCATTTCAAATTGATTGCCATTGCTGTTCAGGCTTTCGGACTGCAGACCAGAACCCAGTGCGTAGGCATTTTTGCCCTTGGTTCGATTTTTCACATAAACAAGCAGTTGCATCGGAGCATCACCCCACAGATGAAGGGATCTGTAATGGCGCAAATCAATCAGCACTCTTACGCCCGATCGGAAAACCTGCTGCCCGTTCATCTTGTCGGTGGCATAATAGGTGAATGTCACATCGCTGGTCCAGCGGGACTCCTCACCGTAATCCACGCCGAAATTGAAGCTGAATTCATCTCCCGGATCGTAACTCAGATCAGCGCTGGTAAATGGCCGATACGAACCCTTTTTCAGATAACTGAATCCCCCGCCCAAAACAACCGGCCCAACTTTTCGGGCGTAAACCACTCCGGCATTCACATTCAAACCGGCTCCCAGAAGAGGCACTGAAAAATTCAGGGCATTCAGGGCCGTTACCGTCGAAAGATTCCACTGTTCCGGTGTCAGCGTGCTTTTCCCCGTGGGTGTATTTAGTCCCAGTGTCAGCAGACCATGGTCACCCAAGAACAGGTACGAGGCCCGAAATCGCGTATCCGAAAAGCCGCTCAGGTGGTTTCCTGCGAAGCTGTTTGCGGCCGGAGAGGTTGTCATGTCCAGACTTAATCCTTGCCGAACCGGATAAATGACGGTTACGGGAAGGGCAAATTGGGTAAATGTTCCCGGAGCTCCCTTAAAATGCCAGATTTGAAGATTCCCCTGAACAAGGGATGTTTTTTGACGAAGGAAGTGAGACGTCTGGGCCTGCCCCAAAGCAGGCAGAACACTGGCCAGGCAAAGGGTTCCTTTCAACACAAATGCAATTAATCGCTTCATAATCATTTTCTCCAAAATCTTTGCTTTCTTAATAACCTGCATGATTCATAAAATTTCGCCACGAAGACTCTAAGTCACGAAGATTATTAAAATAAAGTAATTAGCTATTTGAAACCCAGTTTGTTTTGTACATTTTCCCCTTTCATCAGAATTCGTGAAATTCGTGGGCTCTATCTTTTCAAACAGACACCCGGGTCCTTCGCCTCATTCAACCGGAATGGGAACCTTGATTTTTACCTTTGCGGCTCCCAGAACAGGCTCGCTTCCGCTGCTCTCCTGAACCGGCTTTCGCTGTTCCACACCCGGCACAAACCCCACTCCCACATTTTCTGCGCTTCGGGTTACACGATCAATCACAACATCCTCCGTTTCAACGGCAGGGGCTGTTTTTTCAAGGGTCGATGATGCGGCGACTGTTTCCGCTGGAAGGGCAACCGCCTCGGAAAGTTCGATTTCCGCCTGCTGAATCGGATCCGTTTCTCCCAGACTGATTTCCGTGCTCTCCAACCCAATTTGAGCCTTTTCGAAATGCGGATCCAACCGGACTGCTTTTTGGTACTGCTGCTTTGCCAGATCAAACTTCCCCTGATCCTCGTAATCCAGAGCCTTTGAATACGCAATGAACGCCATTAGATTTTCTGTTGGAATTTTCCGAATGGCTTCCCGTTCCTGATCGGTGAGTTGAATGCCCATGTCACCGATTACATCAAACACCAGTTTTTTTTCAATCTCAAAAATCTGCCTGAGATTCCCGTTGAGTTTTCCGTTTTTCTCCACCCGGGCATCGGCTGCGCGGCTAATGGCGTACTCCAATTGAATTTTTTGCCCCGAAAGGGTGAGAAAGGCCCCGTTCACCAGTGAACTCACTCCCAGGAGTTTCCCGACTTTGGGCGCTGTCTTCGGATCCACAAGACCCGTTTGTCCCAATCCGATTTCCTGCATCAACGCCTGAAGCCGTACTCGTTCCACCACCTGCAGCGAATGGACCTGAGAAAGATCGGTAATGATCATATCCGTTAATCCCTTTTGAAGGGGGTCCAATTCGGGAATTTTCATCATATTTGAAAAATAAAGAACCGCTACGGAGTGGGGTGAAATGTGTGTTACCCCAAGAGACTTTTCATTGGCAACGGCCTGTTTGACCTCTTGTTCGATTTCTTTTCGGAGCAGGACACGTAATTGCGCTTCCACTGTTTTTCGGATTTTGCTGAAGCGGCTTAATCGGGTGAATTGCCGGTAGGTTTGAATGGCCTGTTTCACCTGCCCGCTTTTTTCGAACGAGGCTCCCAGATAATACAGGGCAACGCCGTCTTTGGGAGCCCTTTCGTGAACCTTTTTTAAAATCGGGATGGCCATCTTGTAATTTTTGGTTTTGAAATAGGCTATTCCAAGATTGCGCAGAGCCTCGCTGTTTTGGGGATTTTCCCGGACAGCGTTTCGAAATGCGCGGATAGCCTCTTCGTAATGTCCCTGCCGAAGCGCTTTCTGCCCCGTGTGATAAGCCGAGGATGCACAGCCCAAAATCAGTACACTCATCACCAAAAGCCACACGCCCAATCCCCGTCTGGCAAAGTTGGTATTATTCGGAACGGGATCCCCTTTCCCGTGTTCTTTCACAAATGGCGGAACATAAAATTCCTTTTTGAAACGATTCATTAAGTGATCTCCTTTATCCAATTATTTTTCTTTGGATTGAATTTTGGCTAATTCCTCCCGCGCGGATGTGTACTTTGGATTGATTTTGAGGGCCTGTTCGAACATGGCCTTCGCCTGTTCCCATTTCCCCGTGTCTTCCAACTCCAGGCCTCTGGAATAATACAACGCCGCATCAAAGGATTTATTTTGTGCGGTTTTCAGACGCTTTTTGTCCCCTTTTGTCAGCTTTACATCCAGCGCTTTTGCAATTTTTCGGGAAAGCTTTTGGACCATTTTAAACAGATCCTTAACCTTACCCGTAACCTCCTCCGCTTCAAGGGTTCGGCCCGTTTCTACCTCCACAATCCGGGCATCGATTCGCATCTTCCCGCCAAACATGACGACGTAGCTTCCCAGAAGGAGCGTTTGGGCCCCGAGCAGGCGCCCCACCTTTTGGGCCGTTTGCTCATCCACCAACCCGCTCTGCCCCAGTTTCATTTCCTCAATCATTTGCTGCAATTGACTGCGTTCAATCACCTTCAAGGCCTGAATTTTGGATAATTCCGTAATCAGCATATCGGCCAGTCCCTTCCGAAGGGGGTCCATGTTTTGGCGATCGGCAAGGCTGTTATTTTGAAAATAGAGGACGGCCAGAGTTTTTCGGGGAATTTGTTGTGCGGCAAAGCAGGTGGTAAGGGAGGTGAAAAAGATACTTACGATAAGAACAGCCCCAAGATAGGCTTTTTTCTGCATAAATGGATTCCTTTCCAGTCTATTTGAAATGATTTTCCGAAATCAACTATGGATTTACTTTCAAAAAACCTCTGCCCGCTAATTTCACAAATTATGACGAATGAATTTTATTGAAATTAGATGAGAGCATCTTGTAGCATTTGGAGTAAAATCAACGGCTCAGCGTGTAACAAACAGAAACAAAATCCAACGATATTATCGGCGTGCTCTTCGAAAAGAATTAGGTGATCCGGAACGACGGTCGACAATTTGTTGGCGATTTGCAGCGCCCCAAAATGACCCAACTTGATTTGAAACCTTTGCTTAGTGCCTCTTTTCGTAATTATTATGACGTATTCTAAAAGTCTGATCGTATTGGTTAAAGAACTCACGGTCGTTGAGCGGAGTCGAAACGACCGGGGGAAGATAGCATTCCAGGCTCCCTTCGACACTTCGACAGGCTCAGTGTAAACTCTGATCAGGGAGCGGCTTCTCCATAGGGTTAAAAAATATAACTGAACTTATGAAATAAACCACTTAGCAAGGTTTCTCCTTACGACGACATTTTTTACCGGTGTGTTTGCAGGCCTGAAGCCTGCGGTTACGCGACAGCCACGAATTCCGTTAGTTGGGTGCCTGAATGCATCCGGTGTACCGGCCCATCCAGTAGGCCAGCATCCACCAGTTACCGTCCTTTTCCGAGGTGCCTCCGTTTCCCATGGCCGGCGACCACGGATCGTGATCCCATCCCCGTTCGCTGGGCGGCAGCAGTCGATCTGTCTGGAAGGATTCAAAATCCTGCGAATGCACCAGGTGAACATCCTCGCGTTTGGAATTGTCGATGCGCCACTGGATTAAATCCAGAGGCGCGTCTTTCAGAGAAAAAATCGTCCTGTCCAATTGGTACGGCCTGCCCGTGCAGAAGGCATACACAAAATCCACCAGAGGCATTTCATCCTTGTGGACGCTTTTGTACCACCAATCCAGGCTTTCCTGATAAATCTGACGCAACTTCGGATCCGTCTCATACAAAAAAAGGACGGGATAAACCAGGGGCAGCAACCCATCGTCAATGTGTGTGCGCCAGGAGGGGTTGTAGGCTTTTGCATGGCGGGCATTTTCGGCGTAGCCGTGTTTTTCGATGAGATTCCTGTAGATTGTCTCATATTTTTCATTGCCGCTGACGTGATAGGCCAGTTTCAGGTAAGAGAGCATTTCCAGGGAATTGATTCCCCGTTCGGCCGCCCAGTCGGGATCGCCATTCAATTTCTGGGGAGACCAGACAGCCCATTTGGTGTGGGTTCCATCGATATCTTTCAAAACAAATCCATTTTCCACGACGGTGTCGATAATGCGACAGACAAGATCACGGACCCGTTTTTTCTCCCGCTGATCCGCTACCAGATCGTAATAAAACAGATACCCAAACATGTGGCCGGTCATTTCGTCACTGCTCGTATCGCCCTTCCAGAGGAATTTTCCGTCTTTCGAAAGACGCCAGCGTTTTTCCACACGTTTATCACGGGGATTTTCAACGCGTCGAATCGCCCATTCGCGCGCCGTGTACGTTCGATTCGGATCGTGCATTCTTTTCCAGCCAACCGGAATAATCGAGCGCGCAAAAAAGCCCCGTGTCCGGGTGATGGTTTGCAATTTCAACAGGGCTTCAAAGGCCATTTTGGCCTGTCTTTTGGCTTCGGGATTCTTCGTAACCGCATACCGAAAGGATTGCATTGCCAGGTACCGTCCCGTGTGCAGGCCGTCATTGTCGCTGTCATCATGCCGCCAGTGAAGCGTGTCGCCGGGGGAGGCCAGTAAACACGTCCCAATGAATCCCGGGGTTCGGATGTGCCGCGCCAGGCAAATGCGATAATAATGGGCGAATTTCCGGGCCAGCGTCATTGGCCGGGACTGAATCGCACTCACCCCGGATGCCGTTGCAATCCAGGCGGTTCCCCCAGAATCAAAGGCAATGTCCCTGACATGGTCATTCAGGAGCCAGCGCCGGCTCATTCGCACCGACCAGTGTCTTCCGTCGTAGCGGGCCACGCCCAAATCACTGCCCACCCACATTCTGCCATCGGGCCCTCTGGCAATCACCTTCACCGCCACATTGGGCAAACCGTTGGAAGACGTAAAATCCCGAATACGCAGTCCTCGTTTGTACACCGTAATGCCCCCAGTCTGACCAACCCACAAAGAACCGTCATCGGCGGCGGCCACACTGGTCACATCTGCACTGAGCAGTTGTTTGGTGTTCTGATAGAGGACAGGAACGTCGTTCCCCGGTTTTTGGTGATACAGGCCCATTCCGGTTGCAATCCAGATGCCGCCCCTTCCGTCAGCAAGGATTGAACGAATGTTTTTTGAATAGGGAATTTCAGACGACTGCCATCTTCCGTCTCTGAAAATCCATTTCCCGTCGGGCCCCAGCGCCAGAACCTCCTTGGGACCGGCGTAAATGGCCGAAACAGGTCCCTGAATACCGGACATCTTCTTGAGTCCCGAAGGCGTGGTGTGGTAGATGCCGTTCCAGGCGGCGGCCCAAACCGACCCGTCCGGTGCGACTGCCGTGTCAAAAACCGGTCCGGCATTTTTACGGGACATTTTCGCTTCCCATTTTTTCTGATCTTTCGGGAGCCGAAACAATCCGGCACGAGTGCCAATCCATACGTTGTCCCCGGGGTCAACGGCGATCGTAAAAACATCGTTGGCGGCTTTGTCCTGTCCAACGGGATAGGGCTTATGAACGTCCTGGAAGAACAGAGTATCCGGGGCTGCCGCTTCGAATTGTGCAAACGTCGTTTGAAAAACAAATAAGGACAGCAAAAGTACAAGGGATTTTATCAGATTTTTCATCCTGGATTCTCCTTACAATGATTCAATCGTGCATGAACGAAAACATCTACCATAAAATTGTTGATGTTGTGTTACGGGTCCAATTCGATGTCCAGATTCTCAGCCACCATGGCTGAAATAGAAACCGGATCAAGGGAATCAATCGTGACCCAGCCAGCGCCAAAAGAATGCAGGGTGATTTTCTGACCGGGGATCTCCACAAAAATATCCGTTTTCCCTGAAGAGGCATTCAGAATGAAATAGGTCTTTTCTTCGGGGGAGAAAAGAAAGGTCAGCGGAACGCCTCCCGTCCAGTTAAACGTGACCCCGCCGAAGGTTACCGGTCCGCTGAACGCCTGCCGGGAAACAGGGGAAACGGCCAATTGGGGAAGACCCCGCCTGCCGCTGATCCGTCGATCCGCATGAAAAATATCCCGGGGATCGTAAGCCAATTCCAGGGAGCCACCCGAATACATCCATTTGACCGCTCGTTCTGTTGGCGAAACCCGGGTTTCAATTTTTTCATTTTGAATGCTTTCCCGAAAGCCCCTAAAACTTATGTTTTCTTCAACGCTGCCTGTTGCAAACAAATAGCCGTTGTGAAGCTCCTGCAATTGTTCCTGAGTCATTCCGGATGGGTTGTTTTTGGCGTTGTAGAAATTTAAAAAGATTTCATCCGCCCGTTTCTCAAGAATAATTCCCCGACCGGTGACCTCCGGTTCCGGTCGAAACGGGTAAATCGCCAGAAAATGCCCTGCGTGTTCAGCAAAAAGCCAGCTTTCCGCAGGCACCGGTTGCGGGAAGTTCTGTACATTTTCGTCTCCGAGAAAAAATTGGACCTCTCCGGTGAATTTCAGAAAAGCCCGGGCGGTTCGCACCGGGGAATCCTGTGGGATGGCCGGTTCAAACCGGGGTAAGGGCGACAAAAAACTGGGCGGCGTGTAAAGGACTGCAACGCGATTTTTGTCCTGTACAGACAGGAAATAGTGCCGGCGGCTCAACGGGTGTTCATCCGTTTCAGCAAAGACAAAATTCCCCCACACCGTGGCAAAGTTATCCGGCGTTTCTTCCGCTTTGGTTCGATAATACAGAAGCAGGTTTCGCCGCTGATAAAAGGAATCCTGGTGGGTGACCGTTCCCAGAACGTACGTTTCCGTTTGATAACAGGTGTTGGCCATCACGTGAGGGAATCCAAGATAATCACGGTCCCCATACGGGAACAGCCGGCAGGCCTTTGTCTGCCAGTCAATTGTCATTGATCCGCTTTCACCGATGGGGATTGAGAATTCGGTTTCAATTTGCTCCTTTACTTCAAAGGGATACGACCTTTTCAAAAAGAGCTGACGAATGGAGCCTGGACAATGGAAAGAAGCTATTCCGTAAAAAACACGTCCCAAAATATCGTGATCCGATTGCCCTACTCCCAAAAAAATCCGATTTCCGGTAACGGCAAAAATTGCCGATCCCACACGAGATGGCGCAAACGTGAGGTCATCAAAATAGGCGCGGCTGTGCGGACCACCCAACTGATGCGTCTCAGGATGGGTGTGCAAGGCCAGGTGAAGCCAGTGCCGGGCCTCGGCCGCGGCGGCCAGGGCCCGAATTTCTGCGTGTTTGGAATAGGTTGCTATCGCCGCCAGCGCCAACAAGTTTACCCCGGAATAGGTCGGACTATTGTACTCCCAGGGACTTCCGTTCAGGCTGGTGTAATCCGCCCAACTCCTTAGCTTTTCCCAGCCGCGAGACACCACCCTTTCTTCGCCCAGAAGTTCTCCCCCCAGAATGGCCGCTTCGCCGGACAGCAGCAGCATATTGGTATATTTTAAAAACACATTCCGTGAAAGGATATTTTCCACGGCCAGTTCAAGGGCTTCCAGGGCTTCCTGAACCAAATCCGGCGATAGCTGGCGCCCGTAACGATTCAGCATTTCGGCCAAATTACAGGCATTAAAATCGGCCCAGTTCGGATCAATGGGCTCTGAATCTTCTGCCCACAATTTAAACGACCCCCTTTTGGGGTGTCCGGTTCGTTTCTCCTGCTGGTGCAAAACCGCACGGACGATGGTTTCGGCCCGATTAAAAGAGTCCTCTGAGCCGTCCTCGAAAAGTGAAAAGGCATACCAGAAGGAATCCCTCACCGGGTGCAGCCCGTTTTCAAACGCCACCAACCCGGTCGTTTCATCGAAATGGGCATCCCCGTACGTACGGGTTTCCTGAATCAGAATCTCTTTGCGCGTTTCAACCGGGATAATCATTTTTGCCTTAATTTACGGGGGTCTAACCAAACACTCATGAGAATTCTCCTACCCTTTCAGGCCCGAAAGCATAATTCCCTTCACAAAATATTTTTGGGCCACAAAGAATAAAACCAGAATGGGTACCAGTGCCACCATTGACGTCGCCATGATGTAATGAGGCAAAGACATGTACACATCCTTGAACATATTAATTCCGAGGGAAATGGGAAATTTTTCGAAGGTTTGCAGGTAAATCAACGGCGGCATAAATTCATTCCATTTCCCGATAAATGTAAGAATGACAATGGTTGCCAGCGCGGGCTTGGAGAGCGGCAGAATAATCGTCCAGAATGTGCGAAAAAAGGAACTCCCGTCAATTCGGGCGGCTTCTTCCAATTCCAGCGGAATGGATTTAAAAAACTGCCGAAGCAGAAAAATGCTAAAGGCACTGATCCCCAAAAAATGAGGAACGATAAGCGGCAAATAGGTGTCCATCCAACCCAGGTACTGGTACAGCATAAATTGGGGAATCAGTGTGACCTGGGTAGGAAGCATCATGGTGCTGAGCAAGATGAAAAAGAAGAAATCCCGCAGGGGCCATCGCAGGCGGGCAAAGGCATACGCCACCAATGAGGCCGAAAATACCTGCCCGATCAGAGCTAATGTGGTAATCACGAGGGTATTCCAGAAAAACCGCAGCAACGGCAGCAGCTTGAAAATCTTCACATAATTGTCCCAGTGAAAGGGTTTGGGAATCCAGACAGGTGGAATGGCGTAAACCTGCAAGAGGCTTTTCAGTGAAGCCGAAAGCGACCAAAGAAACGGGATCAGGAAAATGGCCGAGAGAAAAATGAGTACGGCGTAACCCAGAACAAGGCCGATTTTTCTCTGAATCGATTGCCTTCGCAAATAGGTTTTGACGGTTGTGTTCATCGCTTTTCTCCCTCGTAGTACACCCAAAGGCTGGAGGAACGAAAAACCAGAAGCGTCAGCCCGAAGAGAATGGCAAAAAGAATCCAGGCAAGCGCGCTGGCGTAACCCATGTTGAATTCAACGAAAGCCTTTTGATACAGATACAGCACATAGAACAAAAGGCTGTTATCCGGGCCGCCATCCCCCGCCAGAATGTAAACCACGGTAAACACCTGAAAGGCGCCGATAATAGCCATGACCAGATTAAAAAAAATGGTCGGAGTGAGCATGGGAAGCGTGACGTGGAAAAATTTCTGCCGTCCGTTTGCCCCGTCCAGATCAGCGACTTCGTAGAGATGGGTGGGAATATTCTGCAGACCGGCCAGGAAAATAAGCATCGTCGTTCCCACACCCCACAGGTGCATGATAATAAGTGCCGGTTTGGTCCACGCAGGATCAAACAACCAGGCCGGCCCGTGAATACCAATCATTTTCAGCAAACCGTTCAGCACACCAAAATCGGGATTCAAAATCCACTGCCACAGCACAACAGTGGCCACACCGGTTACCAGAGCCGGGACGTAAAAAATTGTACGAAAAACCGAAATCCCCCGAAGTTTCTGGTTCAGAAGCAGGGCCAGGAAAAGGGCAAAAACAATTCCCGTTGGAATGGCAAAAATGGAATAATACGCCGTGTTGTACAGAGCTTTCCAGAACAGGGGATCATGCAGGAAAATCTCCTTATAATTTCCCAATCCGATGAATTTCATGGCGCTCATTGGCTCGTGAAAATTCCATCGGGAAAAACCCAGGTACATTGAAAACACCATCGGGCCGAACGTCAGTCCGAAAAACCCCACCAGCCAGGGCGAGACAAAAAGATACCCGCTGAGAGCTTCTTTTAAACGAAGGCGGTTGATCCGTTTCGTCCTCATCGCCAAACCTCCATATCCCGCCGCATTTGCCTTAAGACCTCATCGACCTTTCGGGCCATCTGGTTCGCCAGATCGGGAATATTCGTGTTGGGCAGATTTAATTGCGAAAAAAGGTTTTGTGTTCGGGAGTGCACAAGCGATTGGTAGGCAATATTTGGAATAATTCTCCCGTATTTTTCCATGGATCGAATGGCAATTTTTTCGTCCTGGGGGGTTTCCGGACGATCGTACCATTTGTAAGCGTCCTGTTTTCGGATCGGGAGAGCCCGTCCTTCCAGAGCAAGTTCCTTTTGAATTTCAGGACTCAAAACCAGGCGAATCCAGTCCCAGGCCTCTTGCTTGTGTTTCGATCGATTGTAAATGGCGATTCCGTCAAAGGAGGCCCGCGTAAATTTTCCGGCGGGACCCGTCGGCCAATAGGCAATATCCCACGGCAGTCCATCCTGAATGGTCCGAAGCTGCTGAATGAGAAATCCTCCCGATGTGATTACGGCCACCCGCCCCGTCAGCAATTTGACGTAATTCTGCATGATCTTGTCGTCCAACTGTCCGCTGCGCGGGGCAATCTTGTATTTGTAAATCATATCGTGCAGCATTTGCATCGCCTCAATGGCCTGCGGACTGTTCAATTCGCACCGCATGAGATCGGGTGAATACAGTCGTCCGCCAAACGTCCAGATTACGGGCAGTGTTACCAGTAGGCTTGTGCTCACATCGAACCCAAACTGGTCATTGTAACCATCCCCATCCAGATCGCGGGTAAACACCTTCCCGGCACGAATCAAATCGTCCCACGTCCATTCTTCGGTGGGGTAACTCTGGTGGTATTTATCAAACATGGCCTTGTTATAGAATAGAAGCATGGTGAATCCATCCCAGGGGAGCCCGTACTGCCGCCGGTTATATTGAAACGATTCCAGAGAATGCGGGAAGAAATCCTGCAGCCGCAGGGTGTCCTTGTCCATTTGAATGTAAGGCTCCAGATTTTCCAGATGTCCCGTTGCGGCTGTAATCTTAAAATAGTCATCATCCACCAAAAACACATCCGTGGCCGATTTGGCCACCAGGCTGAGGCTGAGTTTGTCCTGGTACCCGCCTCCCGGCACATATTCCAGTTTCACGATCCGCCCCGGATATTTCGCTTCATATTTGGCTTTTACAAATTTCCAGAAATTAAAATCCTGAAAACCGCCCCAAAACATGAAACTGATTTTCAGCTTCTTGCGGCCTGGTGGGCCCTTTTTGCTGCATGTACTGACCGTGAAAAACAGAGCAATTGCAGTGGCAATCACAAGAATTTTGAAAATGCCGTTTCTTTTTCTCATTGATCTACCCTTTTTGAACACTCTTTTCGAAGCGGGTGTGTGCACCCGGCAGAGGCCCCGCGTGACTTACGATCGACACAAAGGTCTGGCTCAGAATTAAGAGCACGGAAAAAAGAAGGCCGCTTACAAGAACCGGACGCCATTTGAACACGCCCTGCCGGTTCACCCTCACATCCGAAAAAACCGGCCACCGTGCCAACACCCCATAAAGCGTAAGCAAAATCGCCGACACCCAGAACGACCCCTCCACAATCAGATTCACTCGATTCAGCGGCAGTACATGCGGAAGAAAATCAACGGCCACGCTGAGCCAGACAAAACTCATAAAAAATAACAGTGCCTTTCCCGGGCACGATTCCGGAAGAAAAGAGAGCTTCTGCATTCGGTTTTTAATCAGAAAAACCAGTAAGACAAGTAAAAACAGACAGAATGCCAGTAAAAACCAGACTTGCCCGTTGATTCCCAGGAGTGTTTCCGGAACGA encodes:
- a CDS encoding tetratricopeptide repeat protein → MNRFKKEFYVPPFVKEHGKGDPVPNNTNFARRGLGVWLLVMSVLILGCASSAYHTGQKALRQGHYEEAIRAFRNAVRENPQNSEALRNLGIAYFKTKNYKMAIPILKKVHERAPKDGVALYYLGASFEKSGQVKQAIQTYRQFTRLSRFSKIRKTVEAQLRVLLRKEIEQEVKQAVANEKSLGVTHISPHSVAVLYFSNMMKIPELDPLQKGLTDMIITDLSQVHSLQVVERVRLQALMQEIGLGQTGLVDPKTAPKVGKLLGVSSLVNGAFLTLSGQKIQLEYAISRAADARVEKNGKLNGNLRQIFEIEKKLVFDVIGDMGIQLTDQEREAIRKIPTENLMAFIAYSKALDYEDQGKFDLAKQQYQKAVRLDPHFEKAQIGLESTEISLGETDPIQQAEIELSEAVALPAETVAASSTLEKTAPAVETEDVVIDRVTRSAENVGVGFVPGVEQRKPVQESSGSEPVLGAAKVKIKVPIPVE
- a CDS encoding tetratricopeptide repeat protein; the protein is MQKKAYLGAVLIVSIFFTSLTTCFAAQQIPRKTLAVLYFQNNSLADRQNMDPLRKGLADMLITELSKIQALKVIERSQLQQMIEEMKLGQSGLVDEQTAQKVGRLLGAQTLLLGSYVVMFGGKMRIDARIVEVETGRTLEAEEVTGKVKDLFKMVQKLSRKIAKALDVKLTKGDKKRLKTAQNKSFDAALYYSRGLELEDTGKWEQAKAMFEQALKINPKYTSAREELAKIQSKEK
- a CDS encoding regulator, which codes for MKNLIKSLVLLLSLFVFQTTFAQFEAAAPDTLFFQDVHKPYPVGQDKAANDVFTIAVDPGDNVWIGTRAGLFRLPKDQKKWEAKMSRKNAGPVFDTAVAPDGSVWAAAWNGIYHTTPSGLKKMSGIQGPVSAIYAGPKEVLALGPDGKWIFRDGRWQSSEIPYSKNIRSILADGRGGIWIATGMGLYHQKPGNDVPVLYQNTKQLLSADVTSVAAADDGSLWVGQTGGITVYKRGLRIRDFTSSNGLPNVAVKVIARGPDGRMWVGSDLGVARYDGRHWSVRMSRRWLLNDHVRDIAFDSGGTAWIATASGVSAIQSRPMTLARKFAHYYRICLARHIRTPGFIGTCLLASPGDTLHWRHDDSDNDGLHTGRYLAMQSFRYAVTKNPEAKRQAKMAFEALLKLQTITRTRGFFARSIIPVGWKRMHDPNRTYTAREWAIRRVENPRDKRVEKRWRLSKDGKFLWKGDTSSDEMTGHMFGYLFYYDLVADQREKKRVRDLVCRIIDTVVENGFVLKDIDGTHTKWAVWSPQKLNGDPDWAAERGINSLEMLSYLKLAYHVSGNEKYETIYRNLIEKHGYAENARHAKAYNPSWRTHIDDGLLPLVYPVLFLYETDPKLRQIYQESLDWWYKSVHKDEMPLVDFVYAFCTGRPYQLDRTIFSLKDAPLDLIQWRIDNSKREDVHLVHSQDFESFQTDRLLPPSERGWDHDPWSPAMGNGGTSEKDGNWWMLAYWMGRYTGCIQAPN
- a CDS encoding carbohydrate ABC transporter permease, with the translated sequence MNTTVKTYLRRQSIQRKIGLVLGYAVLIFLSAIFLIPFLWSLSASLKSLLQVYAIPPVWIPKPFHWDNYVKIFKLLPLLRFFWNTLVITTLALIGQVFSASLVAYAFARLRWPLRDFFFFILLSTMMLPTQVTLIPQFMLYQYLGWMDTYLPLIVPHFLGISAFSIFLLRQFFKSIPLELEEAARIDGSSFFRTFWTIILPLSKPALATIVILTFIGKWNEFMPPLIYLQTFEKFPISLGINMFKDVYMSLPHYIMATSMVALVPILVLFFVAQKYFVKGIMLSGLKG
- a CDS encoding sugar ABC transporter permease is translated as MRTKRINRLRLKEALSGYLFVSPWLVGFFGLTFGPMVFSMYLGFSRWNFHEPMSAMKFIGLGNYKEIFLHDPLFWKALYNTAYYSIFAIPTGIVFALFLALLLNQKLRGISVFRTIFYVPALVTGVATVVLWQWILNPDFGVLNGLLKMIGIHGPAWLFDPAWTKPALIIMHLWGVGTTMLIFLAGLQNIPTHLYEVADLDGANGRQKFFHVTLPMLTPTIFFNLVMAIIGAFQVFTVVYILAGDGGPDNSLLFYVLYLYQKAFVEFNMGYASALAWILFAILFGLTLLVFRSSSLWVYYEGEKR
- a CDS encoding sugar ABC transporter substrate-binding protein, with protein sequence MRKRNGIFKILVIATAIALFFTVSTCSKKGPPGRKKLKISFMFWGGFQDFNFWKFVKAKYEAKYPGRIVKLEYVPGGGYQDKLSLSLVAKSATDVFLVDDDYFKITAATGHLENLEPYIQMDKDTLRLQDFFPHSLESFQYNRRQYGLPWDGFTMLLFYNKAMFDKYHQSYPTEEWTWDDLIRAGKVFTRDLDGDGYNDQFGFDVSTSLLVTLPVIWTFGGRLYSPDLMRCELNSPQAIEAMQMLHDMIYKYKIAPRSGQLDDKIMQNYVKLLTGRVAVITSGGFLIQQLRTIQDGLPWDIAYWPTGPAGKFTRASFDGIAIYNRSKHKQEAWDWIRLVLSPEIQKELALEGRALPIRKQDAYKWYDRPETPQDEKIAIRSMEKYGRIIPNIAYQSLVHSRTQNLFSQLNLPNTNIPDLANQMARKVDEVLRQMRRDMEVWR